The stretch of DNA CCCAGGTGACGGAACAGAGCCCACTGGGTGAGGGAGCCCTGGCTCCCATGCCTGTGCCTAGTGGCATGCTGCCCGCCAGCCACCCGGACCCTGCCTTCTCCATCTTCCCACCTGATGCCCCTAAGCTACCTGAGAACCAGACGTCGCCAGGCGAGCCACCTGAGCATGGAGGTCCGGCAGAGGCTGGCCATGACAGCCCAGTCCCAGAGGTAACCTGGGGGCCTGAGGATGAGGAACTTTGGAGGAAACTGTCCTTCCGCCACTGGCCGACGCTCTTCAGCTATTACAACATCACACTGGCCAAGAGGTGAGCTGGGCCGTGCCAGGTGCCACCTCCTCACTCGATGGTGTCAACTCACCATCCCCTTTCCCCAATGTAGGAGGCCCACAGTTTGAattctgcaaataaataaaacaattcataAGGTTGTGAGGTGGGAACTGGTGGTCTAGGCAGCCATAACCCAACAGCAACCCCAGGTTCCTCTGAGGAGTCACAGGTGGCTGCCAGCCCTCGCTAGAATGAGACCCACCCACCTGTgccaggagtggggagggagataCCCCACACGGTCAGAAGGGCTGCTTGGGTGCTGGTATCTGGGACAGCAAGGTTGGCTGCTAAGCTGGGCTGGGGAGGGACCTACCTCTGTCCCCAACCCCCATGCTGGGAGAGTCTGGCCGGTGGAGCTGAGGCctgcctggggaggagggagcagaCTGGCTGGCAGGCACAGTAGGAGGAAGCCTTGGGAGGCCCCCCGCTGAGGCTGCCCACTGTCCGGACCCCAGGTACATCAGCCTGCTGCCCGTCATCCCAGTCACACTCCGCCTGAACCCGAGGGAGGCCCTGGAGGGCCGGCACCCTCAGGATGGCCGCAGTGCCTGGCCCCCACCAGGGCCCATACCTGCTGGGCACTGGGAAGCGGGACCCAAGGGCCCAGGTGGGGTGCAGGCCCATGGAGACGTCACGCTGTACAAGTAAGGttgctgggtggggtggggtgggatagAGTGCGGGGAGGGGGACGGGTGGGCAAGAgtaggggagagggaggaggggaggggacaggctGTGAGGTGTGTCTCACAGCAGTCCGCCTTCCCGTGCAGGGTGGCGGCGCTGGGTCTAGCTGCGGGCATTGTGttggtgctgctgctgctctgcctgtACCGCGTGCTGTGCCCGCGCAACTACGGGCAGCCGGGAAGCGGGCCTGGGCGGCGGAGGCGCGGGGAGCTGCCCTGCGACGACTATGGCTATGCGCCACCTGAGACAGAGATTGTGCCGCTGGTCCTGCGCGGCCATCTCATGGTGAGCGGGGGCACAGCGGCCAGGCAGGGGAGGGCTGGGGCCTGGCCCACACCAACACCAGGCTCCCGCAGGATATCGAGTGCCTGGCCAGCGACGGCATGCTGCTGGTGAGCTGTTGCCTGGCAGGCCACGTGTGTGTGTGGGACGCACAGACCGGGGATTGCCTCACGCGTATCCCGCGCCCAGGGTAGGTGCGGCTGCTCTCTCCTCtgtgcccccccacccccctcacCCCACCACCTACCCCGTGCAGCCATGTAtctcccctcctttctccctctgacGTATCCCCCAACCCCTCCaggctccctcccacccccacaccaCACCCTCTCTGCTTGTCCCCTCTAACGGCCCCTCACTTCCCCTCtcaccctctcccttcccctcacaCCCCCTCTCCTACATCCCCTCTCACTCCACCGTCCTGGCCCCCAGCAGGCAGCGCCGGGACAGTGGCATGGGCAGCGGGCTGGAGGCTCAGGAGAGCTGGGAACGACTTTCAGATGGTGGGAAGGCTGGCCCAGAGGAGCCTGGGGACAGCCCTCCCCTGAGACACCGCCCCCGGGACCCTCCACCGCCTTCCCTCTTCGGGGACCAGCCTGACCTCAGCTGCTTAATTGACACCAACTTTTCGGCACAGCCACAGCCCTCACAGCCCACTCAGCCCGAGCCACGGCACCGGGCGGTCTGTGGCCGCGCTCGGGACTCCCTAGGCTATGACTTCAGCCGCCTGGTGCAGCGGGTGTACCAGGAGGAGGGGCTGGCAGCCGTCTGCACACCAGCCCTGCGCCCACCCTCGCCTGGGCCGGTGCTGCCCCAGGCTCCTGAGGACGAGGGTGGCTCCCCTGAGAAAGGCTCCCCTTCCCTTGCCTGGGCCCCCAGTGCGGAGGGTTCCATCTGGAGCTTGGAGCTGCAGGGCCACCTCATCGTGGTGGGGCGGAGCAGCGGCCGGCTGGAGGTGGGCAGAGGGGCTAAAGGTGGGCAGAGCGGCTGTCCACCCCAGGGATTGTGGGCCTTTCTGGTGGGCAGGTGCTCACAGCCTCTGGACTCATAGGTGTGGGACGCCATTGAAGGGGTGCTGTGCTGCAGCAGCGAGGAGGTCTCCTCAGGCATTACCGCTTTGGTCTTCTTGGACAAAAGGTGAGCgtggcctgcctcagcccccagtgTCCCCAGCCTTTGTTGGCTAAGCCATACTCTCTTGAGTCTTGAGTCCTGGTTCCCGTCCACTGCTGCACTGTATGTTGCGATTGACCTTCTTGGTGACCAGCCCCACACCTGTGAGCAGAGGGCAGTCCACTTGGATGGGAAGGTAACAGTTAAAAGCGTTAGGGGTGTGACGTGCTTGGAATTGGGCCTGGCACACGGTGACCTCCCAGGGCCTTAAGCAGTGACAGTGGGGAGTGATACACTCCTGTCCTTTCTCACCCTTCTCAATGAAGCCAGTTTCTCTGATAAGCTTGTCAGTATTGAGCCTTTGGGGTATCTTGGTTGCATTTTTAGTTACAGAAACAAAGTGCGCTTGCAGAACCCTCTTCTCCTTGGCTGCTGGCGGCTGTTCTCTGCTCTCCCTGGTCCTGTCGTGCTTGCCCTCCTCAGCAAGCCTGCTGGCTGTGGGCGTCCCCAGGGCTCGTCTGCATGCACACTCCTTGGGGAGTCTCAGTCACCTGGGTTCTGGCCCCACCTCCGAGCTGGTGAACCTGGGTCTCCACCCAATGGCCAGGTGCCTTCTTCCGAACGCCTTCGCCTGCCTGTCCCACACTGGCTCCTCCTCCAAGGCTCCTTGACTCTTGGTGGCAGCACCATCTGACCTAGAGCTGgagtctttctttttccttggggAGGGGGCGTCCCTTGCCCTTAGTGCTATGGATTTCTGCCAGTGGGCTGCTGCCGTCATTCCTGTCAGCACAGGTTCTGCATGCGCCTCGGCCGACATCCTctcctccagcctggccaatttcaCCAGGTCCCTCTGTGCTTCTTGGAAGTTCTCCTTTGCTGCTTGTTTTAGCTTTAAGGAAAGCCCCCAGGTCTCAGCCCTGACCCTCAGGGTTCCTGGTGACTGTGGTCTCTCTTTGTCCACCCACTTCCAATTATACAACTGTGGCTTCCCCAGGTCTGGTGTGGCCCTTCAAATTCATGGGCAGAGATTGTAGACATGCATTGCCTTTCGCTACAGTAAAAGGCACCTGCTTTGAGGCTTTGGGGTTATTGGGCAAATATACCCATCCCTGCCTGTCAGACTGTACCTAGgaattttggagagaaaaaaaaaaaaaaatccttgtttttTTGTGGAAAAAGGAATTGGTGTGGGCTGTGATTGGGTTGAAGCTGCTTTTATGTGATGGAGAATGCAGGCTTCCACAACGCCCAACATAGCCCACCCTGCATCCTGTTTCCCCTCAGCAGCCTTCCCTTCAGCTCCAGGCTACATGGAGCCCTCtgcttgtttttaatttacaagCTTATGTGACATTCACCAGGTACCACCTTACACGTTAGCTCACTTGATTCTCATGACCATCCTGTGAGGTGGGTActcttatccccattttgcagacaaactgaggcacaaggaggTTAATATTTGGAGTTGCCCTCTGGCTCCAGCATCTGTTCTGGCACCATGTGCTTTCCTCTTGGCCGTGTCCCTCCTGTCCCTTCTTGAACTGGCCCTTTATCTCTTGTGCCCACATGCTCAGCCCCAGGATTGGGGCTCTAAGGGAGAGGCCCCTGGCAGCTGTTCTTCTCTTCCAGGATTGTGGCTGCGCGGCTCAATGGTTCGCTTGATTTCTTCTCCTTGGAGACCCACACTGCCCTCAGCCCCCTGCAGTTTAGAGGTCGGAGGGCCTGGGGCGGGCAGGTGTTCACACTTGGTGGGATGTGCAGGGGCCGTCTGCCCATTGCCTTCTCAGAGATCCTTCACTTGGCCTTTTGTCCTCAGGGACCCCAGGCCggggcagttcccctgcctctCCAGTGTACAGCAGCAGCGACACAGTGGCCTGTCGCCTGACCCACACAGTGCCCTGTGCACACCAAAAGCCCATCACAGCCCTGAAAGCCGCTGCCGGGCGCTTGGTGACTGGGAGTCAAGACCACACGCTGAGAGTGAGTATTGTCTCATCTCTTGGGTGCTGGAGTGGCCTGGTGCAGGGTGGGAGCCTGATGCATTCGTCAGGGAGAGGCTGGAGGAGTCCTGGTGAAGGACAGAGGGCATTTCCTGGCCAAAGTATAACTTGGAAAATCCCAGAGACCAGAACCTGAGGTCCATCCCTGTCACAGGTATTCCGTCTGGAGGACTCGTGCTGCCTCTTCACCCTTCAGGGCCACTCAGGGGCCATCACGACTGTGTACATTGACCAGGTGAGGGGCCTGTGCGGGGGGTAGCGGGGTACAGAGCCTGTGGCCCATGTTTGCTGACTCCTGGGAGCTGGGCCCCTTCCAGGAAGCAGAGTCAGGGCCCCACCCACCAGGGCACAGGAACACCATTTTTTGACAGAGGTACTCCACCACAGTGACCCCGCTCCCCTGGCCTGTTTCCCCAGACCATGGTGCTGGCCAGTGGAGGACAAGATGGGGCCATCTGCCTGTGGGATGTACTGACTGGCAGCCGGGTTAGCCACGTGTTTGCTCACCGTGGGGATGTCACCTCCCTCACCTGTACCACCTCCTGTGTCATCAGCAGTGGCCTGGATGACCTCATCAGCATCTGGGACCGCAGCACAGGCATCAAGTTCTACTCCATTCAGCAGGTAGAGGGGGTGGGGATCATAGGATTCTTGGGATTTTAGGGAAGGACTCAGGACTGAGCTTGTCATGTCCTTGCCTCCAGGATCTGGGCTGTGGTGCAAGCTTGGGTGTCATCTCAGACAACCTGCTGGTGACCGGCGGCCAAGGCTGTGTCTCCTTTTGGGACCTAAACTACGGGGACCTGTTACAGACAGTCTACCTGGGGAAGAACAGTGAGGCCCAGCCTGCCCGCCAGATCCTGGTGCTGGACAACGCTGCCATTGTCTGCAACTTTGGCAGTGAGCTCAGCCTGGTGTATGTGCCCTCCGTGCTGGAGAAGCTGGACTGAGCATGGGGCCTCCCTGCCCAGGCAGGGGTCTGGGGTGCTGTGTGGGGGCCAATGCACTGAACCTGGACTTGGGGGAAAGAGCCGAGTATCTTCCAGCTGCTGCCTCCTGACTGtaatattaaacttttttaaaaaaaccacatCTGTCAGGCACTTTGGGAGCTACTTGTCTCTCTTGGAATTGTTTGTGCGCACACTCCGTCTGGACCCTCCTCAGAGCTGCTGAGGAAACGTACAGCATGGCATGGGTAGCAAAGCGGGGAGGATGAGCAAGCCAGAACTGCAGGACCCTGAAAGAAATGTCCTGGTAGTGTAACAAACAGTTTGGTACCATCCTGTTATCCACGAAAGGTGCTAAGTTCCTGCCAGTGCTACTAGAGCTGAGGCAGCAATGGGCAGACTCAGACACGGGCCACAGAACAGGGTGgtttattatttcaatagcaAAGAGCTGAAAAATGTCAGGTCTCATAAAGGAGCAGAACCTGACCCAGAGCCTGCAGTACATCTCCACCCCACGGGGGTGCGGACTGGGCCAGGCAGGCCAAAGGCAGCAGAAATGGGAGTAAGAGACTATGCCCACTGAGAAGCTCTGCTGGGTGTGGGCAGGTGGGTATGAGAGATGATGTAGTGTAAGGACCAGGTAGGCGAAACCTGTTCAGGTCTTGTTGAGTGTCCAGAGTGGATCCAGAAGGCTGAGGGGGTCATCAGAGGGCTGGGTGGCCCGTAGCCCTTGCCCATTATGGGCCTGCAGAAAGTTCTGCTTGCTCATCCGCTGCTTGCCCCGCAGGGAGCTGTCCAGGGAGAAGGCCTCTGGGGTCAAGGAGGCCAGCAgctccagggaggaggaggggggccCCGAGCTGGGGGCTTCAGGCACTGGCGGCTCCTCCTCAGGCTGGGGAGCCTCAGGCAGCGGGGAGGAAAGGGGGGGCGGGGAGGAAGACGGGATTGGGGTAGACTCTGGGAGGCTGGCTGGCGGGAGGCCTGGGGGCTCTGCAGGGCCTGGCAAGCTGGCAACTGGGGACTCCAATCCCCCAGGAGGCCGGATGCTGAGCTTGGCAATGGTGGCCTGGATGGAGCTGATAGGCACATCCCCACCGAGGACCAGGTCCTGGGAGTCCTGAGGAAGGTGGTTCTGAGAAGACAGAGTGGGTGAGGAGAGGGAGTCCCAAGGTCGTGACTGTCCCAGCAGCTTCCAGGGAACCTTCCTCACCTTCTGGCTGATGCTTGCGCTGGCCAAGGGTTTGCATGGAGGGGGCACACCATGGCGCTGCAGGACCTGCTCCACGTGTCTCACCACTGCCTCATAGCAGAACCTGAGGTGCAACTGCACAGGTGCATTTGGCCAGGTCAGCCAGGCAGGGGCCCGACACCCGGGGACAGAAGGCCCATCCCAGCCCCACCTGCCCAGATCCTCACCTTCTCCTGCAGCATGTGCTTCCTCTGCTGCCGCATGCGTCGCACCAGTTGAGGCAGCTCAGGGATTCCAttcccagcctccacctcctgcacaGCTGCATAGAGCAGCGCGAAGGCTCCTGTGCGGCCCACACCAGAGCTGTGCCAAGAAGGGGGTATGAGGCTGGGGAATGAGGCCAGGCCAAGAGCCCGTAGAGAGACTGTCAGGCCCACCCTCTACCTGCAGTGCACAATGATGGGCGTGTGCAGCGGCCGCTGATGCAGGTAATGTGCGTGCACCTCCTGGATGAAGTGCAGCAAGTTGCTGGGGCTGTCGGGCAGGCCTCTGTGGGACAGGATGGGGTGGGGAAGAGCCTATGAGCCAGGCCTGATCTGAGGCTCCCATCCCTCCCAGCACCAAGGACTGGACGGCACCCCAGACCCCCAGCCACCATCCAGAGCAGTGGACGCACAACTCAGGCCAAGTGGGGAAGTGGAGGTGCACGAGAGAGCGCTTGAGGCTCTGGTCTCGGAACTGCAGGCTCAGCACACGTTCCACATGGGTTTCAGTGCTGCGGACGCTGCTCAATGCCAGGCTCAGGGCACCGTGCACCATGGGCTGGCCCCTCTCAGTGGGGAAGTAGCGTGCCACTTTTTGCTGAGGGACAGACACACCAAGACAGGGCTGGTTTTCCAGGATCCCCTGCCCTGCCACCCCACACTGCCCTCGTGGGCACCCAGCCCCTCTCTCACCttctccatctcagcctcagaaACCAGCATGACAATAACTGACACTTTCTGCTCATGAACCATGAGCCAGAAGTCAGCAGCTGTGCCGGGCAGTGGGGCCTGGGTGGCCACTAGCGGCGGGCAGTATGGGGAGAGCCCCTCCACGCAGCTGGCATTGATGTAGTCATCCTTGCCTGAGCGCAGCACCACACGGTTACTGTCGTAGGGCATGACATCCTGGTGCCGGTTCTTCAGTGAGTAGCAGCGGGCGATGGCGATGGAACGGCCTCGGGCATCATGTTCCTGCGCATCTTGCAGCTCCCGCCAGACAGTGTCCAGAGCCCCCACATCCCCCAGCTGGCCCCGAAAGGCCTCCAGCTCCTGCTGCAACTGCCGCAGCCTCTCGGGATGCTCATAGGGGTCCCGCTCAATCAGCCGCAGGGCCTGTGGCCGACGGCCCTCAGCTGCATCCACCTTGGTGGGCTGCAGCAGGGGCTGCCCACCCCCAGGAGGCTGAGTGCTGCCATGCTGGCTCTCCGGGCTGGAGGAGAGCAGGTCTGCAGCTGCAGCGCCTCGGCGCAGGCAAGGGGGTGGTTCTGCTGCTGGGGGCCGAGGGGGCACAGAACCAGGCCCTGGAGATGGAGCAGGTGAAGGCACCAGGTGGGGACTGGGGGTTGGCTGGCCAGCAGGTGAGGGCCCTCGGATGGTAAGAGGGGCTGCCTGGGGGCCCATGGGTCTGGTAGCAGGGGCAGGACCATATGCCAGGGGgggatggggaggctgagggggccCAGGGCTGGGGAAAGGCAGAGCCCCTGAGTGGGCTGGCAGAGGGTCTTGAGCAGGACCTGGGTAGAGCTGGGTGTGCAGGGGGGTTGGCGGCTGCCCCAGAACCCCAGGCTGAGGGGCATAGGGGTAGGGGGACTGTGGGGGTAGGAGTCCTGGGGCCTGGGTTGGGAAGAGGTGCGGATGCTGGAGTGGAAGGGGCTGCTGTGGGGGCTGAGGCCCAAATGCTCGTGAAGGCTGGGGCTGAGGCCCAATCCTCGGGGCTGGAAAACCTGCAGGGATCCCAGGAGAGAAGTGGTGCTGGGCTGGGACGGGTTGCTTGGTCCCTACGGGGTAGGTGTAAGGCGTGGGCAGAGACTGTGGTGGAGGCACTGGGAAGCGGGGCTGGGGAGGAACAGTCGTGGGGTTTGGCCGTGGGGCTGTGTGGCTGGGGATGGGCGCCTGGATGCTGTCTACTGTGGTGGTGGCTGGCCGAACCACCATGGTCAGCTCGGGGCCTGAGAATTGAGGAGGTGGGGCGGAGGGCAGACCTGCAACTGGTGGGGCCGGCCCTACCCCCACATAGGGACTGCTCACCATGCCATGCTGGGGGGAGGATCGGGGCACAAGGCCCAGCTCCGGCGTATAGGCAGGGGCTGGGTAGAGGGCAGGCCCAGGTGCTACGGGCACTGCAGCGGGCCCTGGGGCCCTGGGCTGTATCAGCTGGGTGGGGCCTGAGTAGGTACCAGGGGGCAAGGGGCCTGAGAGATAGTGGGGTCCTGGGCCCGTGGAGCTGGGGAAAGGGCTGGGAGGAAAGTGGAGCGGGGTGGCAGTTCCCAGGAAGGTGTCGGGCAGTCGTGGGCCAGCCACCATGTCAGGGGGAAGGCTACGCAGCTCCTCGGGGGGGTCTCCTGCTTCCATCGCCTCACTCTCCTCCCTGCGGGGCAGCAGTGGCTTTGGGGCTGTGGGCCGTGGCGGCGGCTTCTTCTTCAGCTCCCTGCGGGACAGGCAGGGAAAAAGTGGGGTCAGGCTCCTATCACCCCAGCCTGTCTGGACCCAAGCCGCACCACAGCCCCAGGGCCACACGAACCTGTCCAAGAGCTGCTGGCGGGCAGCCTCGCGGGCCTGACAGGTAGACTGTGTGCGCTCCAGCAGAGCAGCCACCTTGCTCTCCAGGTCTGCGTAGAAGTCCCTGCCCTCCTGTGACTTCTTCATCAGGTCCTCATAGGCTTCATACGAGGCCACCAGGGTTTGCAGCGTGGAGTTCCACCTGGTGGGCAGAAGGGCCAGCTCCAGGTGAACCACGGGGGTGGGCTCCAGGCAGCTCCAGACAAGAGCAGAGGACTGGGCACTGACTTTTGGTCCAGGTCGCTGAGTACCCGCCGCACGGCTGCGTACTGCACGTTGGCCTCTGTCAGTGCGCGGAGGACACGGTCCTGGGCGGCCAGGTTCTGCTCCAGGTATACCTTCAGCTGGTCGTACTTTTTCAGCTGCTCCTCGAACAGCTTCTGAGGGAGGGGTGGGGGCCAGGGATGGACACTCAGGGCCTCGACTCCTAAGGGTGGGGCCCAGAGTCCCTCCACCCTGCTCACTCAGCCCACCTTCATCTCTGAGTGGTCTGTGGTGACCAGTGAGGCAGTGATGTCATCTTTCTGGATGAGCTCACGCAGCTGCTGCTCCAGAGACACACGCTGGTCCCGCATCTCCTGCACCTTGGCCAGGATGCGCTTTAGGTTCTGCAGCACAGCCTTGTCCTCTGTGGGCAACAGTGGTCAGTGAGGCCAGAGAAACCCCCAGCTCAACTCTCCCAATGGGGTCGGGTGGGGCTCACCTGGGGTGAGGGCTGGTGTGGGCAGGGCAGCCCGGACCTGGTCAAGTGGCCCACTGAGCAGGCGCAGGTTGCCGACGTGCAGGTTCATGGCACGGTGCAGCTCACTGTTGGTAAAGGAGGCCTTCTCGTGGACTTCCATGTACTTGGCCCATTCTCGCCTCACCTCTGCCAGCTCAGCCTTGGAGGGGACGGAGATGGCCCCCGTCTGGCCCACCGCCTCCTGAAACTTCTGCTCTAGCAGCTCATCCTCCTCCAGCAGGTCTCTGATGTCCTTCAGGGAAGCCTCCACATCCGTGAACACACCTGACAGCACTGGGGGTGTGGATTGTAGAGGCAGCCCCTGAGGCAGGCTGACTGAGCACCCATGGGCCCCTCCCCAAAGAGACAGAACCGCCCCCTCAGGCCAGGGCTTGAGTGAGGTCCAGCGTACACTGAGCAGGGTGCATGAGGTATGCTGATCCAGGGGAGTGGGCATGGGGACCCAAGCCAGGGCCTAGAGGGGTGCAGCCTCCATCCTTGGTGACCAGAGACATGGAGGAGGCCACAGCAGATGACCTCCACACTCCCCTCCACCTGCTTGCTCTGCCCCTTACTCGCCTTGCATGGACTGGACAAGGTTCCTGACAGTGTCGGGCCGGACGCTGAGGGCCGCACACTTCTCCATGAGCTGGGGTGGGATGTGGCTGTAGGCATCAAGGTTGTCCACGGTCTCGGGATCCAACTGCATTGAATCCATGAATTGGCTGTGGGGGGCAACAGGGCCAGGTGGGTGCTGGGTACTGATCCAACTCTGACCATGTCAAAGGAGCCGCTAGGGCAAGCCCCACCACTGAATCTGAGGTCTCAGCAGAGAGCAAATTGTGACCTCGGACCCCTACTACCAGGTCTGGCCTGGTCTCACAGAACATGCCCAAGGCATTGCTGGAAACAGTGGGACAGAAggcacctcctcctcccaagacATGACTCCTTCCCACCCTGGGCGGGAAGGCAGCGTTGGGAAACCTGTTCGAAATGGACATTTCATTCCTCTCCCAGCATAGGCAGCCCTGGGGTTCCCAGAGCCCCGGGAAGtgccgcctgcctctgcctccgcctcccggcccAGGTCCCACACTCACTCCAGGACCTCATTCTTGTCCTCTATCTTGGCCATCATCTCCCGGAGCAGCTTGGCCTTCTCCTCACTGCAGAAGCAACACAGCATGTGCTGGAGACCCACATCTCCAGACACCCAGCCTCCCTCTGTTCCACCCTCCACCCACCTGTAGAGTGACGAGGCCTCGTGGGCAGCCATGGGTACCAGTTTGGCGAAGATGTCAGGGCCTGTAACAGCTGGGTCTGTGGGGTTCACTGGCAAGGGCTTCACCAAGGGGGCTCCTGGCGAGGTGGAAATTGTGGAGATCGGGCCCATGCAGAGTCCTTGAGGCAGCCTCCTGTGTCCTGTCTCCACCCCACCCTCACCTCTGCCCCCACCTCTCAGCTCCCCGACCTTTTACAGGCTGAAGGGTGTCCAATGCTGGGACAGCCTCATGGTAGATGAAGTCGTTGTCCTTCTTGGCAGAATTGAACCTGGGGGTCAGAAGCAGGGGGAGTGGGCAGTCACGGGGTGTCAGTAGAGATCCAGAACCTACTTCCCATGTGGGACATCGCTCTCTGGCACTGAAGCCTTTCTCCCAGAGATGCCAGCAGAGGCACAGCACCCTTCACAAAAAGAAGGAACCAGGGCTACCCCCACAGACTCACTTTCCCCCAATGACATCCATAGTGAAACGAAGCGCGTCTTGCACCGTGTCAGGCTGGCCCTGTGGGGTTAGGGACAGGGGTGGGGTCTTAGCACCAACCAAGGCTGGCACCAGGACACCCTCTCAGGGGTCTGAGGGGCAGCAAGGCCTTCCTCAGCTTTACCTTGGCCAACTTGATGGCTTCATTGAGCTTGTCCAGGGCGCTCTGGAAGTACGCAACCTGTGGAGAGTGGCAGGAAAGCCTGCTCTGTCCTCCTCTGCTTGGACCCCtactcctcctgcctcccacccagccctgcctTTCCATCAGGTGACCCATCAGATGACAAGCAGCTCAGGAGGCAGCCAGGAGCAGTGCCACGCCCTGCCCCAGCCACCCGCTCTGTGGGGAGCCTGTCCCACCTCCTCAGACTCCAAGGGACGAGGGCTGCACAGATGGGACAACACTTAAGACACCAGGCCTGCAGCAGGTGGTGGCCAGGGTGAGACAGAGAAGGCCACCCCCTGGTGTGTAAGGAGCGGGAGCACACCAGCATCTCACTGAAGGCTGCTATCGGTCCCCAGTCCCCTCCTTGCTGCAGCTCACTCACCCGCTCCCCGAACTTCTGCTGCTCCTCGGCCTGCTTTCCCATGTGCAGCTGGGAAAGAAGAAGAGACGCCATGACTTGCTTCCTGAGCTGTGGCCACTCAGCCCCGCCCCACCCTGGGGCCCCAGGCCCTCACATGAGCCACGGCTGCAAAGTAGTAGATCTTCATCTGCACAAGCTTCTTCCAGTCCTTCTGGATCCGGCCCAGCAGTGAGGCAGTGTCAGGGTTCTCCAAGGCCCGGCATGCCTCCTTGTAGTAATCTACCACCTGGGGACAGGGTGGGGGTCAGTGAGTGGGGGATCAACAGTAAAACGAAGGCCGCCCATCAGCCCCGTCCCTACCTGTGCGCTGATGCGGGCCACCAGAAAGCTCTTCCTGTTGTCCAACATCGACTTCTCCAGGAGGCACTCCTGAGCCTGGCCCTGGGGAGACACATGAGGTGTCCCTCACTCACCCAAggccttccccttccccttccccagggGCAGACTGAGGGATCCCTCTTCACTGCCCTCTCCCCCAGCTGACCCCACGCCAAGCAGCACCACTATGCTCCCGGATTCAACAAAGCCAAGGCCCCCTGCTTGTCCCTCACTGCCATCGGCACATGGCCTGGTCCAGGATCCAGGCCCAactgccccctccccagccaTCCCCTTCCCTGGATTTAACTCCACTCCAACCAGGGCACCTCCTCACCAGCATGAGGTTGACGTTGAGAGTTAGGATCTGGCGGCTCATGTCGACGCTGTAGGCTTGAGGGAAATGCTCCCGCAGGTAGGCGAAGGCGCCGGCTGCGCACTGGAAGTGGGTACAGGAGACCTTCATGCCCTGGGAGGGAGTGGGAGGATGGCCTGTGTCCACTCCATGGGTCAGGATTCATCCATAACTGGGAGGCTGCCCCTCCCTGGTATGTCCACATGTTCCACTGCTGCCCCTCTCCTCACCTCCTCAGACACCCGCTTGTCCATGGCCCCCAGCATGGAGTGCAGTGctcctggggagggaggggacacAGTGTTAGGGGGCCTGGGGCTGCTCACACCCATGTAAAGGTGAGGCAGAAGGGGTACTGTTGTCATCCACAGTCAGGAAAACAGGGCTCTGAGAACCAGGGCAATGAGTCCAAGGACAC from Piliocolobus tephrosceles isolate RC106 chromosome 2, ASM277652v3, whole genome shotgun sequence encodes:
- the PTPN23 gene encoding tyrosine-protein phosphatase non-receptor type 23 isoform X1; translated protein: MPAAMEAVPRMPMIWLDLKEAGDFHFQPAVKKFVLKNYGENPEAYNEELKKLELLRQNAVRVPRDFEGCSVLRKYLGQLHYLQSRVPMGSGQEAAVSVTWTEIFSGKSVAHEDIKYEQACILYNLGALHSMLGAMDKRVSEECAAGAFAYLREHFPQAYSVDMSRQILTLNVNLMLGQAQECLLEKSMLDNRKSFLVARISAQVVDYYKEACRALENPDTASLLGRIQKDWKKLVQMKIYYFAAVAHLHMGKQAEEQQKFGERVAYFQSALDKLNEAIKLAKGQPDTVQDALRFTMDVIGGKFNSAKKDNDFIYHEAVPALDTLQPVKGAPLVKPLPVNPTDPAVTGPDIFAKLVPMAAHEASSLYSEEKAKLLREMMAKIEDKNEVLDQFMDSMQLDPETVDNLDAYSHIPPQLMEKCAALSVRPDTVRNLVQSMQVLSGVFTDVEASLKDIRDLLEEDELLEQKFQEAVGQTGAISVPSKAELAEVRREWAKYMEVHEKASFTNSELHRAMNLHVGNLRLLSGPLDQVRAALPTPALTPEDKAVLQNLKRILAKVQEMRDQRVSLEQQLRELIQKDDITASLVTTDHSEMKKLFEEQLKKYDQLKVYLEQNLAAQDRVLRALTEANVQYAAVRRVLSDLDQKWNSTLQTLVASYEAYEDLMKKSQEGRDFYADLESKVAALLERTQSTCQAREAARQQLLDRELKKKPPPRPTAPKPLLPRREESEAMEAGDPPEELRSLPPDMVAGPRLPDTFLGTATPLHFPPSPFPSSTGPGPHYLSGPLPPGTYSGPTQLIQPRAPGPAAVPVAPGPALYPAPAYTPELGLVPRSSPQHGMVSSPYVGVGPAPPVAGLPSAPPPQFSGPELTMVVRPATTTVDSIQAPIPSHTAPRPNPTTVPPQPRFPVPPPQSLPTPYTYPVGTKQPVPAQHHFSPGIPAGFPAPRIGPQPQPSRAFGPQPPQQPLPLQHPHLFPTQAPGLLPPQSPYPYAPQPGVLGQPPTPLHTQLYPGPAQDPLPAHSGALPFPSPGPPQPPHPPLAYGPAPATRPMGPQAAPLTIRGPSPAGQPTPSPHLVPSPAPSPGPGSVPPRPPAAEPPPCLRRGAAAADLLSSSPESQHGSTQPPGGGQPLLQPTKVDAAEGRRPQALRLIERDPYEHPERLRQLQQELEAFRGQLGDVGALDTVWRELQDAQEHDARGRSIAIARCYSLKNRHQDVMPYDSNRVVLRSGKDDYINASCVEGLSPYCPPLVATQAPLPGTAADFWLMVHEQKVSVIVMLVSEAEMEKQKVARYFPTERGQPMVHGALSLALSSVRSTETHVERVLSLQFRDQSLKRSLVHLHFPTWPELGLPDSPSNLLHFIQEVHAHYLHQRPLHTPIIVHCSSGVGRTGAFALLYAAVQEVEAGNGIPELPQLVRRMRQQRKHMLQEKLHLRFCYEAVVRHVEQVLQRHGVPPPCKPLASASISQKNHLPQDSQDLVLGGDVPISSIQATIAKLSIRPPGGLESPVASLPGPAEPPGLPPASLPESTPIPSSSPPPLSSPLPEAPQPEEEPPVPEAPSSGPPSSSLELLASLTPEAFSLDSSLRGKQRMSKQNFLQAHNGQGLRATQPSDDPLSLLDPLWTLNKT